A region from the Flavobacteriales bacterium genome encodes:
- a CDS encoding beta-ketoacyl-[acyl-carrier-protein] synthase family protein, which produces MGVITALGDDVQANLDALLHERTGVGPITRLQTRHAATIPAAEIKHPNERLAEIGEVSDPYGWTRTALLSVIAVQQALRSARVPLDGLRLGFISASTAGGMDSSEDIYGQFFTDPVGPKAKEFVATHDPGEHTERVAGHLGITGFVTTISTACSSSANAIMLGSRMIRAGKLDAAIVGGSDALSKYTINGFNSLMILDHQPCRPFDRSRTGLNLGEAAGYLVIMSDEALRRTGGTSLGRVSGHANTNEAFHATASSPEGEGAFLAMSQALSDAGLTAGDIHHVNVHGTGTLNNDLSESRALVRLFSDRVPPFTSTKTYTGHTLAAAGVVEAIYALLAIRLGAHFATLRFAHPMTEVPLVPVLKSSTGHSMQHVLSSSFGFGGNNTSLVISAP; this is translated from the coding sequence ATGGGCGTCATCACCGCGCTTGGCGATGATGTGCAAGCCAACTTGGATGCGCTCCTTCACGAGCGCACCGGGGTCGGTCCCATCACCCGGTTGCAGACCCGGCATGCTGCAACCATTCCAGCAGCCGAGATAAAACACCCGAACGAACGGTTGGCTGAGATCGGCGAGGTCAGTGACCCCTATGGATGGACGCGGACAGCCTTGCTTTCGGTGATCGCAGTGCAACAAGCCCTTCGTTCTGCCCGTGTTCCCCTCGACGGTCTGCGGCTCGGCTTCATTTCGGCCAGCACCGCCGGCGGGATGGACAGCAGTGAAGACATCTACGGCCAGTTCTTCACCGATCCCGTTGGGCCGAAGGCGAAGGAATTCGTGGCCACCCATGATCCCGGGGAGCACACCGAAAGGGTGGCAGGACACTTGGGCATCACGGGTTTTGTTACCACCATCAGCACGGCGTGCAGCAGCAGTGCCAACGCCATCATGCTGGGGTCGCGCATGATCCGCGCGGGCAAGCTCGATGCAGCCATCGTGGGCGGCAGCGATGCCCTGAGCAAATACACCATCAACGGATTCAACAGCTTGATGATACTGGACCATCAGCCATGCAGGCCGTTCGATCGCTCGCGCACCGGGCTGAATCTTGGTGAAGCTGCGGGCTATCTCGTTATCATGAGCGATGAAGCGTTGCGCAGGACCGGTGGGACGAGCCTTGGCCGGGTCAGCGGGCACGCCAATACCAACGAGGCGTTCCACGCCACGGCCAGCAGTCCGGAAGGAGAAGGGGCCTTCCTAGCGATGTCGCAAGCCCTTTCCGACGCCGGTCTCACGGCTGGCGACATCCACCATGTCAACGTGCATGGCACCGGCACGCTCAACAATGACCTCAGTGAAAGCCGGGCCTTGGTGCGCTTGTTCAGCGACCGGGTTCCTCCCTTCACCAGCACGAAGACCTACACCGGCCACACGTTGGCAGCCGCGGGTGTGGTTGAAGCGATCTACGCGTTGTTGGCCATCCGCCTCGGTGCGCACTTCGCCACGTTGCGGTTCGCACACCCCATGACCGAAGTGCCGCTGGTTCCGGTTCTGAAGAGTTCAACTGGACACAGCATGCAGCACGTCCTGAGCAGTTCCTTCGGCTTCGGGGGCAACAACACCTCCTTGGTCATCAGCGCGCCATGA
- a CDS encoding SET domain-containing protein-lysine N-methyltransferase, which translates to MARRIAVHRSAIHGNGVKSLVPIRKGEPIVQYKGRLLTTAQASRLDHATYESGHTFLFTLNDQYVIDANVGGNSARWLNHSCAPNCVAFVHDHPSGNPRKAKVIIEALRSIKAGEELTYNYGIVLDERHTPHLKKVWACHCGARNCTGTMLQPKLP; encoded by the coding sequence ATGGCACGACGTATCGCAGTGCACCGCTCGGCCATCCATGGCAACGGCGTCAAGAGCCTTGTTCCCATCCGCAAGGGCGAACCCATTGTCCAGTACAAGGGCCGCCTGCTGACCACCGCCCAAGCCAGCCGCTTGGATCATGCCACCTACGAAAGCGGGCACACCTTCCTGTTCACCCTCAACGATCAGTACGTTATCGACGCCAACGTGGGCGGCAACAGCGCCCGCTGGCTGAACCACAGCTGCGCACCCAACTGCGTGGCCTTCGTGCACGATCATCCCAGCGGCAACCCGCGCAAGGCCAAGGTCATCATCGAGGCGCTGCGCAGCATCAAGGCCGGTGAGGAACTGACCTACAACTACGGCATCGTGCTGGACGAACGGCACACACCGCACCTCAAGAAGGTATGGGCCTGCCACTGCGGTGCGCGCAACTGCACGGGCACCATGCTTCAACCGAAGTTGCCTTAG
- a CDS encoding ABC transporter permease, with protein sequence MLRRIAAHIRKELLLLVRDRGGLALLYLMPMALVTIMAVVQDAPFRDFRDKQMSVLFVDNDGQGVGARVREGLRAAGPFTVHDAPEGMAGEAVREVIRKGEHQVAVIVPARATATLNAGSATTIATVFSPGDSTGIVRPDTSVVLVILDPTVKQAFRELVNSHLAKILGEITSDRLLNDMGAQIAELTGTEAPQLKLVKPILQVGMTIAGAELSGDRVAENSTQHNVPAWTIFAMFFIVVLLAGNMVKERSAGIMTRLLTMPGGAGERIAARMVSYLLVCVSQAVLLLLMGVFILPLLGLAALDLHGVSLLLLLLVCIAVGAAATSFGLAAGAVSSTQQRSAVFGSTAVVILSAIGGIWVPLYIMPEAMKAIGRLSPLNWSMEAFNGVLLRHAPFGEVAVQLAPLFLFTLICLAFAILAERRMTRR encoded by the coding sequence ATGCTGCGCCGCATTGCCGCCCACATCCGCAAGGAGTTGTTGCTGCTGGTGCGGGACAGGGGAGGGTTGGCCTTGCTCTACCTCATGCCCATGGCCTTGGTCACGATCATGGCCGTGGTGCAGGACGCTCCTTTCCGCGACTTCCGTGACAAGCAGATGAGCGTGCTGTTCGTGGACAACGATGGTCAAGGTGTTGGGGCCCGGGTGCGCGAAGGCTTGAGAGCAGCAGGCCCGTTCACCGTGCACGACGCGCCGGAGGGCATGGCCGGGGAGGCCGTTCGCGAAGTCATCAGGAAGGGTGAGCATCAAGTGGCCGTCATTGTCCCTGCACGCGCAACGGCCACGCTCAACGCAGGCTCGGCGACCACCATTGCCACGGTTTTCTCACCGGGAGACAGCACCGGCATTGTTCGGCCTGACACCTCGGTTGTGCTGGTCATACTGGACCCCACGGTGAAACAAGCGTTCCGCGAATTGGTGAACAGCCACCTAGCGAAGATCCTCGGGGAGATCACCAGCGATCGGCTGCTGAACGATATGGGTGCGCAGATCGCAGAGCTCACCGGTACCGAAGCACCGCAACTCAAACTGGTGAAGCCCATCCTTCAGGTGGGAATGACCATCGCAGGAGCCGAGCTCAGTGGCGACCGAGTGGCTGAGAACAGCACGCAGCACAACGTTCCCGCGTGGACCATTTTCGCCATGTTCTTCATTGTGGTGCTGCTGGCGGGCAACATGGTGAAGGAGCGGAGCGCGGGCATCATGACGCGCCTGCTCACCATGCCAGGTGGTGCCGGCGAACGCATCGCCGCGCGCATGGTCAGCTACCTGCTGGTGTGCGTGTCGCAAGCCGTGCTCTTGTTGCTGATGGGCGTGTTCATCCTACCGTTGCTGGGCTTGGCCGCGTTGGACCTTCACGGGGTGAGCCTGTTGTTGCTTTTGCTGGTGTGCATTGCGGTGGGTGCTGCTGCTACTTCGTTCGGCTTGGCCGCGGGTGCAGTGAGCAGCACGCAACAGCGCAGCGCCGTGTTCGGCAGCACGGCCGTGGTGATCCTCAGTGCCATTGGCGGCATCTGGGTGCCGCTCTACATCATGCCCGAAGCCATGAAGGCCATCGGTCGCCTCTCACCACTGAATTGGAGCATGGAGGCCTTTAACGGGGTACTGCTGCGCCATGCGCCGTTCGGTGAGGTGGCCGTTCAGCTGGCGCCCTTGTTCCTGTTCACGCTGATCTGCCTTGCGTTCGCCATCTTGGCCGAGCGGCGGATGACGCGCCGCTGA
- a CDS encoding beta-ketoacyl-ACP synthase III gives MKDVYITRVSGFLPHAPVTNEEMEARLGLVDGKTSRARAIVLRNNGIVKRYYAMDAHGKATHTNAALAAEAVKRLAHGGVRVEDFEVLACGTSAPDQLLPSHASQVHGLLPHALEIISPSGACASGMHAFKFGYMSVATGCSRNAVTTGSELISPMMRSVNFEAETERFRQLDQDPIIGFEKEFLRWMLSDGAGAALLEDAPRGECDLKVEWVDSRSFANELQVCMYLGGDLDENGELVGWKVSPPEDFAGKALFTFKQDVKALGKYVVPVGTKYLVEVLAKHGVDSRSIDFVLPHVSSNFFKQKLHDEFVAQGIPMAWDRWFMNLTEVGNVGSASIYLMLDELVRSGRLRKGHRILLVVPESARFSYSFAFLTVV, from the coding sequence CTGAAGGACGTTTACATCACCCGGGTTTCGGGGTTCCTGCCGCATGCTCCCGTTACCAATGAGGAGATGGAGGCGCGCTTGGGTCTTGTCGACGGCAAGACGAGCCGTGCTCGTGCCATTGTGCTGCGCAACAACGGGATCGTGAAGCGCTATTACGCCATGGATGCCCATGGGAAGGCCACGCACACGAACGCGGCATTGGCTGCCGAAGCGGTGAAACGGCTCGCCCACGGCGGTGTCCGTGTTGAGGACTTCGAGGTGCTGGCCTGCGGCACATCGGCACCCGACCAGCTGCTGCCTTCGCATGCCAGCCAAGTGCATGGACTGTTGCCACACGCCCTGGAGATCATTTCGCCGAGCGGTGCCTGTGCAAGTGGAATGCACGCTTTCAAGTTCGGGTACATGAGCGTGGCCACCGGCTGCAGCCGCAACGCGGTAACGACTGGGAGCGAACTCATCAGCCCCATGATGAGGTCCGTGAACTTCGAAGCGGAGACCGAACGCTTCCGTCAGCTCGATCAGGACCCCATCATCGGTTTCGAGAAGGAATTCCTGCGGTGGATGCTGAGCGATGGCGCCGGTGCCGCGCTTTTGGAGGATGCCCCACGCGGTGAATGCGACCTCAAGGTGGAGTGGGTCGATTCGCGCTCCTTCGCGAACGAACTGCAGGTATGCATGTACCTGGGCGGCGACTTGGACGAGAACGGTGAGTTGGTCGGCTGGAAGGTGAGCCCCCCGGAAGACTTCGCGGGCAAGGCTCTGTTCACCTTCAAGCAGGACGTGAAAGCGCTGGGCAAGTACGTGGTGCCGGTGGGAACGAAGTACCTGGTGGAAGTCCTGGCCAAACACGGTGTGGACAGCCGTTCCATCGATTTCGTGCTCCCTCACGTGTCCTCCAACTTCTTCAAGCAGAAGCTGCACGATGAGTTCGTGGCCCAGGGCATCCCCATGGCTTGGGACCGCTGGTTCATGAACCTCACCGAGGTGGGCAACGTCGGTAGTGCCAGCATCTACCTGATGTTGGACGAACTGGTGCGGAGCGGTCGCTTGCGCAAAGGGCACCGGATCCTGCTGGTGGTGCCGGAGAGCGCCAGGTTCTCCTACAGCTTCGCCTTCCTGACGGTGGTGTGA
- a CDS encoding SET domain-containing protein-lysine N-methyltransferase — MTTNPKIAQRRSKIHGSGVFAKAAIKKGEEIVDYEGRLITHDIADDTYGGEDTGHTFLFILNEHWVVDANVNGNVAKWINTGCDPNCIAEIVTDPGGNPRKDRVVISALRNIKAGEELTYDYDVCTEEPITPEERKNWACHCGAANCRGVMLKYQPKAKKPTVKPKAKAELKH, encoded by the coding sequence ATGACCACCAATCCGAAGATCGCGCAACGGCGCAGCAAGATCCACGGCAGCGGCGTGTTCGCCAAGGCTGCCATCAAGAAGGGCGAGGAGATCGTTGACTACGAAGGCCGTCTCATCACCCACGACATCGCCGATGACACATACGGCGGCGAGGACACCGGGCACACGTTCCTGTTCATCCTGAACGAGCATTGGGTGGTGGACGCCAACGTGAACGGCAACGTGGCCAAGTGGATCAACACCGGCTGCGACCCCAACTGCATCGCCGAGATCGTTACGGACCCCGGCGGCAATCCGCGCAAGGACCGCGTGGTGATCAGTGCCCTGCGCAACATCAAGGCGGGCGAAGAACTCACCTACGACTACGACGTCTGCACTGAGGAACCCATCACCCCCGAAGAGCGGAAGAACTGGGCCTGCCACTGCGGTGCCGCGAACTGCCGTGGTGTTATGCTGAAGTACCAGCCGAAAGCGAAAAAGCCGACGGTGAAACCAAAGGCCAAAGCCGAATTGAAGCACTGA
- a CDS encoding BtrH N-terminal domain-containing protein: MSKDVAIPFDHQQSAHCESGVISNLMRFHGVQVSEPLAFGIGSGLFYSHMPFLKLNGIPVTSYRILPGWVFKRFCKNMGVRMKRMKFRDQDEAMRELDRVLDQGLPVGMLTSVFYLPYLPQAFRFHFNAHNIVVFGRKGDDYLVSDPVMDGPTVIHRRALVRARFAKGTPDTMGRMYYPTEVPKGSDVKAAVAKGLKRTARDMSNVPLPMFGVRGIPYIAGKVRQYEKKLGDRRAKLFLGNIIRMQEEIGTGGAGFRFMFAAFLQEAARILEKPELREHAKEMTRIGDLWRDFAFEAGRICKGRPSEGMTYDKLADKLEVIGRAEKALFKQLAKLPL, encoded by the coding sequence ATGAGCAAAGACGTCGCGATCCCGTTCGATCACCAGCAGAGCGCGCACTGCGAGAGCGGGGTCATCAGCAACCTCATGCGCTTCCATGGTGTGCAGGTGAGCGAGCCGCTGGCTTTTGGTATCGGCAGCGGTTTGTTCTACAGCCACATGCCGTTCCTGAAGCTCAACGGCATACCCGTCACCAGTTACCGCATCCTCCCGGGCTGGGTCTTCAAGCGGTTCTGCAAGAACATGGGCGTGCGCATGAAGCGCATGAAGTTCCGCGACCAGGATGAGGCCATGCGCGAGCTGGACCGCGTGCTGGACCAAGGCCTGCCGGTGGGCATGCTCACCAGTGTTTTCTACCTGCCCTATCTGCCACAAGCCTTCCGCTTCCACTTCAACGCGCACAACATCGTGGTCTTCGGCCGCAAGGGCGATGACTACCTGGTGAGCGATCCCGTGATGGACGGCCCAACCGTCATCCATCGCCGGGCGTTGGTGCGTGCGCGCTTCGCGAAAGGGACCCCGGACACCATGGGCCGCATGTACTACCCCACGGAGGTGCCGAAGGGGAGCGACGTGAAAGCCGCTGTGGCCAAGGGTCTGAAGCGCACCGCACGCGACATGAGCAACGTGCCCTTGCCGATGTTCGGAGTTCGCGGGATCCCGTACATCGCCGGCAAGGTGCGCCAGTACGAGAAGAAACTGGGTGATCGCCGCGCGAAGCTCTTCCTCGGGAACATCATAAGGATGCAGGAAGAGATCGGTACTGGTGGAGCAGGCTTCCGCTTCATGTTCGCCGCCTTCCTGCAAGAGGCTGCTCGAATCCTTGAGAAGCCTGAACTGAGGGAACACGCCAAGGAAATGACGCGCATCGGCGACCTGTGGCGCGATTTCGCCTTCGAGGCGGGCCGCATCTGCAAGGGCCGCCCGAGCGAAGGCATGACCTACGATAAGCTGGCCGACAAACTGGAGGTGATCGGCCGCGCGGAGAAGGCCCTGTTCAAGCAATTGGCCAAGTTGCCGCTGTAG
- a CDS encoding Crp/Fnr family transcriptional regulator: MELVKQTIARYVQPSDDEWGRILAPWSEHAFSKGASIRAVGQVEGHFYIVKSGVQRLSFPHEGNDICVGFAYDGSWSGEYGSFVTRKPARFDVVALTDSVLLGISHADLQRLYTELPVMERFGRLILEELLVGRAVREIEQLSLTAEERYDRLVARSPQLLQLVAQKDIASYLRMTPETFSRLRKRR; the protein is encoded by the coding sequence GTGGAGCTTGTGAAGCAGACCATAGCCCGTTATGTGCAGCCCTCGGACGACGAGTGGGGGCGCATACTAGCGCCTTGGAGCGAGCATGCCTTCAGCAAGGGCGCCAGCATTCGCGCGGTCGGACAGGTGGAAGGGCATTTCTACATCGTGAAGAGCGGTGTTCAACGGCTCTCTTTTCCGCACGAAGGGAACGACATCTGTGTGGGCTTCGCCTACGACGGCAGTTGGAGCGGGGAATACGGCTCGTTCGTTACACGCAAACCGGCGCGTTTCGACGTGGTGGCGCTCACTGATAGCGTGCTGCTGGGTATTTCCCATGCAGACCTGCAGCGGCTCTATACCGAACTACCGGTGATGGAGCGCTTCGGGCGGCTCATCCTGGAAGAACTGCTGGTGGGCAGGGCCGTGCGCGAGATCGAACAACTCAGCCTGACGGCCGAAGAGCGTTACGATCGGCTCGTGGCCCGCAGCCCACAGCTGCTGCAACTGGTGGCGCAGAAGGACATTGCCAGCTACCTGCGGATGACGCCGGAAACGTTCAGCCGGTTGAGGAAGCGGCGGTAA
- a CDS encoding OmpA family protein: protein MRYLVALPVAALLVFSSCVSKKKHLALQASNETLHNKLDECNRGLDACRGEKSVLEARIAEMENKNQHLKDQVAQLNSTNTALLNSVDQMTTLTKKEAENLERSLEQIKEQDLRIRSLHDALTKKDSVTLALVVSLKSSLGNLNDTDVVVNVEKSVVFISLSDKMLFSSGSTNLSPRAQEVLAKVAAVVNDKPEMEVLVEGHTDNVPIAKDCVKDNWDLSAMRATTIARVLQTDYKVDPARITAGGRSEYVPLVANDTPEGRSTNRRIRIVILPKLDQFYEMVEDGLKKASGQ from the coding sequence ATGCGCTACCTCGTCGCCCTTCCCGTCGCGGCCCTGCTGGTGTTCTCTTCCTGTGTATCGAAGAAGAAACACCTCGCATTGCAAGCCTCCAACGAAACCCTGCACAACAAGCTCGATGAATGCAACCGCGGGCTCGATGCCTGCCGCGGCGAGAAGAGCGTGCTGGAGGCGCGCATTGCCGAGATGGAGAACAAGAACCAGCATCTCAAGGACCAGGTCGCGCAGCTCAACAGCACCAACACCGCGCTGCTCAACAGCGTGGACCAAATGACCACCCTGACGAAGAAAGAGGCGGAGAACCTGGAGAGATCGCTGGAACAGATCAAGGAGCAGGACCTGCGCATCCGATCGCTGCACGATGCACTGACGAAGAAGGACAGCGTGACCCTTGCCCTTGTGGTGAGCCTGAAGAGCTCGCTGGGCAACCTCAACGACACTGATGTAGTGGTGAACGTGGAGAAGAGCGTGGTGTTCATCTCGCTCAGCGACAAGATGCTCTTCAGCAGCGGCAGCACCAACCTCTCCCCGCGGGCACAGGAGGTGCTGGCCAAGGTGGCCGCCGTGGTGAACGACAAGCCCGAGATGGAAGTGCTGGTGGAGGGCCACACGGACAACGTGCCCATTGCGAAGGATTGCGTGAAGGACAACTGGGACCTGAGCGCCATGCGTGCCACCACCATTGCGCGTGTGCTGCAAACGGACTACAAGGTGGACCCCGCACGTATCACCGCAGGGGGGCGCAGCGAGTACGTGCCGCTGGTGGCCAATGACACCCCTGAGGGGCGTTCGACCAACCGTCGCATCCGCATCGTCATCCTGCCCAAGCTCGACCAGTTCTACGAAATGGTGGAGGATGGGCTGAAGAAGGCGAGCGGGCAGTAG
- a CDS encoding spore maturation protein, with amino-acid sequence MALSRFWTWMLLLSIAYILAMLFTGQHYSLGTLVNGKQGEPLVVREWDTTAFEGKDAFLAALRKSGADGLRHGNTLYTITNTGVVKAYVGTVPADGLFPTCRNVLTDLWLPLIGYLTFFCGLLNLLVDSRAMEKLARRLSPIFHRIFPDLRKDHPAYGFMTLNFAANFLGLDSAATPFGLKAMESMQEDNPTKDRATNSQIMFLCLHAAGLTLLPTSIIGYRAAMGAANPADIMIPLIITSFVGTLSALLFVAIKQRINLFNLPVMAFVLGVSVVIGVLMAYITNLAGVAKFHFTDNLSNGMLLVIIGLIVGYAFLFERYFREKGSNLFDSFVHGAKDGFTTGLRVLPYMIAMLAALSIFRNSGLMSIVMDGIALAMALVGVDKQVIDAIPVALMRPFSAGGSRGFLLDAMKTYGPDSLTGQLVCLFQGAAETTFYVVALYFGSVGVKDSRYALGVMLLADLVCVITAVVVCSVYFS; translated from the coding sequence ATGGCCCTCTCCCGCTTCTGGACCTGGATGCTCCTTCTCAGCATCGCCTACATCCTCGCCATGCTCTTCACCGGCCAGCACTACTCGCTGGGCACGCTGGTGAACGGCAAGCAAGGCGAGCCTTTGGTGGTGCGCGAGTGGGACACCACCGCATTCGAAGGCAAGGACGCGTTCTTGGCCGCACTGCGGAAGTCGGGTGCTGATGGCCTTCGCCATGGCAACACCCTCTACACCATCACGAACACCGGTGTCGTCAAGGCCTATGTGGGCACTGTACCTGCTGACGGCCTCTTCCCCACTTGCCGCAACGTGCTCACCGATCTGTGGCTGCCGCTCATCGGTTACCTCACGTTCTTCTGCGGCCTGCTGAACCTGCTGGTGGACTCGCGCGCCATGGAGAAACTGGCCCGACGCCTCTCGCCCATCTTCCACCGCATCTTCCCCGACCTGCGCAAGGACCATCCGGCGTACGGCTTCATGACCCTGAACTTCGCGGCGAACTTCCTCGGCCTCGATAGTGCGGCAACGCCCTTCGGCCTGAAGGCCATGGAGAGCATGCAGGAGGACAACCCGACGAAGGACCGGGCCACCAATAGCCAGATCATGTTCCTGTGCCTGCATGCGGCGGGCCTCACACTGCTGCCCACCAGCATCATCGGCTACCGTGCAGCCATGGGCGCTGCCAACCCGGCGGACATAATGATCCCGCTCATCATCACTTCGTTCGTGGGAACGTTGTCGGCGTTGTTGTTCGTGGCGATCAAGCAGCGCATCAACCTGTTCAACCTGCCGGTGATGGCCTTCGTGCTCGGCGTGAGCGTGGTGATCGGCGTACTGATGGCCTACATCACCAACCTGGCGGGTGTGGCCAAGTTCCACTTCACTGACAACCTCAGCAACGGCATGCTGCTGGTCATCATCGGGCTCATCGTGGGCTATGCGTTCCTCTTCGAGCGCTACTTCCGGGAGAAAGGCAGCAACCTGTTCGACAGCTTCGTGCACGGCGCCAAGGACGGCTTCACCACCGGCTTGCGCGTGTTGCCCTACATGATCGCCATGCTCGCTGCGCTGAGCATCTTCCGCAACAGCGGCCTTATGAGCATCGTCATGGACGGCATCGCCTTGGCCATGGCACTGGTGGGCGTGGACAAGCAGGTGATCGACGCGATACCCGTCGCGCTCATGCGGCCCTTCAGCGCTGGTGGTTCGCGTGGTTTCCTCCTTGATGCCATGAAGACGTACGGCCCGGACAGCCTGACCGGTCAGCTGGTCTGCCTCTTCCAAGGCGCGGCCGAAACCACATTCTATGTGGTGGCACTCTACTTCGGCAGTGTGGGCGTGAAGGACAGCCGCTACGCGTTGGGCGTGATGCTGCTCGCTGACCTGGTGTGCGTCATCACCGCGGTGGTGGTGTGCTCGGTGTACTTCAGTTGA
- a CDS encoding ABC transporter ATP-binding protein, whose translation MGEAVIRVSALVKRYAERTALDGIDLSVDRGEFLGLLGPNGAGKTTLISILTGVRHATSGVVEVCGTDLRSDVGRAKPLIGLVPQEIALYDTLTARENLVFFGQVHGLEKATLAERTAALLQRVGLWERADERISGWSGGMQRRLNLVAALIHQPQVLFLDEPTVGIDVQSRAAIWELLKEIHSEGTTVVYTSHHMEEAERLCTRVVIVDHGRVVANVADPGRAGAAKLEETFLSITGTALRD comes from the coding sequence ATGGGCGAGGCCGTCATCCGTGTCTCCGCATTGGTGAAACGCTACGCGGAGCGCACGGCATTGGACGGCATCGACCTCTCCGTTGACCGGGGAGAGTTCCTCGGCTTGCTCGGCCCGAACGGCGCGGGGAAAACCACGCTGATCAGCATCCTCACCGGAGTGCGCCACGCCACTTCAGGTGTTGTGGAAGTCTGTGGAACGGACCTCCGCAGCGACGTGGGCAGAGCAAAACCGCTCATCGGTCTGGTGCCGCAGGAGATCGCTTTGTACGATACGTTGACGGCCCGCGAGAACCTGGTTTTCTTCGGTCAGGTACATGGGCTCGAGAAGGCGACGCTCGCTGAACGTACCGCGGCGCTGTTGCAACGTGTCGGCCTTTGGGAACGCGCCGATGAACGCATTTCCGGATGGAGCGGGGGTATGCAGCGCCGGCTGAACTTGGTGGCCGCGCTCATCCATCAGCCCCAAGTTCTTTTCCTGGATGAACCTACCGTTGGCATCGACGTGCAGAGCCGCGCTGCGATCTGGGAGTTGCTCAAGGAGATCCATTCGGAAGGAACCACAGTGGTGTACACCAGCCACCACATGGAAGAAGCCGAACGGTTGTGCACACGTGTGGTCATCGTTGACCATGGCCGTGTAGTGGCCAACGTGGCCGACCCGGGCCGCGCCGGTGCTGCGAAACTGGAGGAGACGTTCCTGTCCATCACCGGCACAGCTCTACGCGATTGA
- a CDS encoding DinB family protein produces the protein MPATIATEQLIADLSATLRAQIIRAQQIQQLPADLLLRRPAPDKWNALEVFEHLNMSSGIYLRGLQDVFARKAGGLKPNPVFKPGLLGEYFTKAMQPKPDGRIGSKMRTMKMFDPARNQGASTESIARFIAMCEQFLALLDKSRGTDLNRMKVTSSLGPLIRFKTGDAFRFPVGHQVRHFLQIERLLA, from the coding sequence ATGCCTGCGACCATCGCCACGGAACAACTGATCGCTGACCTGAGCGCCACGCTGCGTGCACAGATCATCCGTGCCCAACAGATCCAACAACTGCCCGCCGACCTCTTGCTGCGCCGGCCCGCGCCCGACAAGTGGAACGCGCTGGAGGTCTTCGAGCACCTGAACATGAGCAGCGGTATCTACCTGCGCGGGCTACAGGACGTTTTCGCGCGGAAGGCAGGAGGGCTGAAGCCGAACCCGGTCTTCAAGCCGGGGTTGCTCGGTGAATACTTCACCAAGGCCATGCAACCCAAGCCCGATGGGCGCATCGGCTCGAAGATGCGCACCATGAAGATGTTCGACCCGGCCCGGAACCAGGGCGCATCCACGGAGAGCATCGCGCGGTTCATTGCCATGTGCGAGCAGTTCCTTGCGCTCTTGGACAAGTCGCGCGGCACGGACCTGAACCGCATGAAGGTGACCAGTTCGCTCGGCCCCCTCATCCGCTTCAAAACGGGCGATGCGTTCCGGTTCCCCGTCGGGCACCAAGTGCGGCACTTCCTGCAGATCGAACGGCTGTTGGCTTGA